In Acidobacteriota bacterium, the following are encoded in one genomic region:
- the pstA gene encoding phosphate ABC transporter permease PstA, protein MFAATHLDQRNQKIERLYKLLFLWMTVVLILPVIIILGVLLWEGGPVLSIDFLFTEPKDGMTAGGIFPALVGTVWLVAVALLASVPIGVAAALYLSEYAPDNWLTRSINLAIINLAGVPSIVHALFGVGAFVLFFRFGTSILAASLTLAVMTLPVVIVSARESMQAVPQAFREACWNMGATRWQTIRHVVLPNSISGILTGVILEVSRTTGETAPIMFTGAAFFLPFLPQSVFDQTMAMSLHLFVISTQVPGVPERLPFGVALVLIGMVLAMNALSIAFRTYLRGKKKW, encoded by the coding sequence ATGTTCGCGGCAACCCATCTCGACCAAAGAAATCAGAAGATCGAGCGCCTCTACAAGCTCCTCTTCCTGTGGATGACGGTGGTGCTGATCCTGCCGGTGATCATCATCCTCGGGGTCTTGCTGTGGGAAGGCGGTCCGGTGCTGTCGATCGACTTCCTTTTCACGGAGCCCAAGGATGGCATGACCGCCGGCGGAATCTTCCCGGCCCTGGTGGGGACCGTCTGGCTGGTGGCGGTGGCGCTGCTGGCCTCGGTGCCGATCGGCGTGGCGGCCGCCCTCTACCTCAGCGAGTACGCCCCGGACAACTGGCTGACCCGCTCCATCAACCTGGCGATCATCAACCTCGCCGGCGTGCCGTCGATCGTTCACGCCCTCTTCGGCGTCGGTGCCTTCGTGCTCTTCTTCCGCTTCGGAACCAGCATCTTGGCGGCCAGCCTGACGTTGGCGGTGATGACTCTGCCAGTGGTGATCGTGTCGGCCCGGGAGTCGATGCAGGCGGTGCCGCAGGCCTTTCGCGAGGCCTGCTGGAATATGGGCGCGACGCGCTGGCAGACGATCCGCCACGTGGTGCTGCCGAACTCGATCAGCGGCATCCTGACCGGCGTCATCCTGGAGGTCTCGCGCACCACCGGTGAGACCGCGCCAATCATGTTCACCGGCGCGGCCTTCTTCTTGCCCTTCTTGCCGCAGAGCGTCTTCGACCAGACCATGGCGATGTCGCTCCACTTGTTCGTCATCTCGACCCAGGTGCCCGGGGTGCCGGAGCGGCTGCCCTTCGGCGTCGCCCTGGTTTTGATCGGCATGGTGCTCGCCATGAACGCTCTGTCGATCGCCTTCCGCACCTACCTGCGGGGGAAGAAGAAGTGGTAG
- a CDS encoding phosphate ABC transporter substrate-binding protein: MRHLAAVCAILLLAACGRPAEDGSRAGRTIIQNKGSDTLVNVAQAWAENYKEVAPNVAVAVTGGGSGTGISAMINGTVDIASSSRAMKDRELESARANGVEPKQHIVGYDALAVYLHADNPIDTMSLEQLADIYGEGATVESWSQLGVEVPGCDSDEIVIVSRQNNSGTYVYFKDTVLGKERDYRLGTRDMHGSKDVVDLVEKTPCAIGYSGLAYATHGVKMACIVTGESAEGEEGEEAGSGCVSPSVETAVDRSYPIARPLFMYTSGEPEGAVKAYLDWILSPTGQCIIAEKGYAPAVEVDCV, from the coding sequence ATGAGACACCTGGCCGCTGTATGCGCAATTCTGTTGCTCGCCGCTTGTGGACGGCCTGCCGAGGACGGCAGCCGGGCGGGCCGCACGATCATTCAGAACAAGGGCTCGGACACCCTGGTCAACGTCGCCCAGGCGTGGGCCGAGAACTACAAAGAGGTGGCTCCGAACGTCGCCGTGGCGGTTACCGGCGGTGGCTCCGGAACCGGTATCTCGGCGATGATCAATGGCACCGTCGACATCGCCAGCTCGAGCCGCGCGATGAAGGATCGGGAGCTCGAGTCGGCGCGCGCCAACGGCGTCGAACCGAAGCAGCACATCGTCGGTTATGACGCGCTGGCGGTCTATCTGCACGCCGACAATCCGATCGACACGATGAGCCTCGAGCAGCTCGCCGACATCTACGGCGAGGGGGCGACGGTCGAGTCCTGGAGCCAGCTCGGCGTCGAGGTGCCGGGTTGCGACAGCGACGAGATCGTCATCGTCAGCCGCCAGAACAACTCTGGCACCTACGTCTACTTCAAAGACACGGTACTCGGTAAGGAGCGCGATTACCGTCTCGGCACCCGCGACATGCACGGCTCGAAGGACGTCGTCGACCTGGTCGAGAAGACCCCCTGCGCGATCGGCTACTCCGGCCTGGCCTACGCCACCCATGGCGTCAAGATGGCGTGCATCGTCACCGGCGAGTCGGCGGAGGGAGAAGAAGGTGAGGAGGCCGGATCCGGGTGCGTCTCACCATCCGTCGAGACCGCCGTCGATCGCTCCTACCCGATCGCGCGACCGCTCTTCATGTATACCTCCGGCGAGCCGGAGGGCGCCGTCAAGGCTTATCTGGACTGGATTCTGAGCCCGACCGGTCAGTGCATCATCGCCGAGAAGGGCTACGCCCCGGCGGTCGAGGTCGACTGCGTCTAG
- the phoU gene encoding phosphate signaling complex protein PhoU has protein sequence MSHLEQRLEADLEDIRARVGAMGEAVEAALGDAVQALVRRDFELAGETILGDHAINRASREIDRRCHSFVALHLPSAGHLRFVSSVLRLNLELERIGDYAVTISREAVRISAPLPELLADDVELLAQQSRAMLRQAIAAFREGNSDLARGTLPMARQSDALYRKVLSDLLQAGEKGQQELQDLLALQAALKGLERVSDQAKNLCEETIFIVTGETKAPKHFRVLFVEAANDGASLIAEALARDSFADSGEFASAGWAPATAADSRVAAFLSRRGFDLAALEPKALEPQGDELEAYHVIVDLSGDGRGHLQVPFRTVLLSWDVALDLGDLDPERAAPRLENCYRDLAHRLRELMERLRGAENL, from the coding sequence ATGAGTCATTTGGAACAACGCCTCGAGGCCGACCTGGAGGACATTCGGGCACGCGTCGGAGCGATGGGGGAGGCCGTCGAGGCGGCCCTCGGCGATGCCGTCCAGGCCCTGGTGCGGCGCGATTTCGAGCTCGCCGGGGAGACCATTCTCGGGGATCACGCGATCAACCGCGCCAGCCGCGAGATCGATCGGCGCTGCCACTCCTTCGTCGCCCTGCACCTGCCCAGCGCCGGTCACCTGCGCTTCGTTTCCTCGGTGCTGCGCCTGAACCTCGAGCTCGAGCGGATCGGCGACTACGCCGTGACCATCTCGCGCGAAGCGGTGCGCATCTCGGCGCCGCTGCCGGAGCTCCTCGCCGACGACGTCGAGCTGCTGGCACAGCAGAGCCGGGCGATGCTGCGCCAGGCCATCGCCGCCTTCCGCGAGGGCAACAGCGACCTCGCCCGCGGCACCCTGCCGATGGCGCGGCAGTCCGATGCCCTCTACCGCAAAGTGCTTTCCGACCTGCTGCAGGCCGGCGAAAAGGGGCAACAGGAGCTGCAGGACCTGCTGGCCCTGCAGGCCGCCCTCAAGGGCCTCGAGCGGGTCAGTGACCAGGCCAAGAACCTCTGCGAGGAGACGATCTTCATCGTCACCGGCGAAACCAAGGCCCCGAAGCACTTTCGGGTGCTCTTCGTCGAGGCCGCCAACGATGGCGCCAGCCTGATCGCCGAGGCCCTGGCCCGCGACTCCTTCGCCGATTCCGGGGAGTTCGCCTCTGCCGGCTGGGCGCCGGCGACGGCCGCCGATTCGCGCGTCGCCGCCTTTCTTTCCCGTCGCGGCTTCGACCTCGCCGCTCTCGAGCCCAAAGCCCTCGAGCCGCAGGGCGACGAGCTGGAGGCCTACCACGTGATCGTCGATCTCTCCGGTGACGGCCGAGGGCATCTGCAGGTGCCCTTCCGCACCGTGCTGCTGTCCTGGGACGTCGCCCTCGATCTCGGCGACCTCGATCCGGAACGCGCGGCGCCGCGCCTCGAGAACTGCTATCGCGATCTGGCCCATCGATTGCGCGAGCTGATGGAGCGCCTGCGCGGGGCGGAGAACCTCTGA
- the pstC gene encoding phosphate ABC transporter permease subunit PstC: protein MERAEDRRTAAWYVDKGVQVLVFLGGISAVLFILGIFAFIAKEGLPFILSTLDVGELLTSPRWRPTSDHNPTYGALALIAGTASVTGLAMLVAVPFSLGAAIYIGEFATGRRREILKVLVEMLAAIPSVVWGFIGLSIMNPLIIDLFNVPVGLNILNSGVILGLMAAPIMTTIAEDALKAVPESYREAAEALGATRWQVISRVVLPAAKNGLVAAVLLGVGRGFGETMAVLMASGHSVNLPTSVFDSVRALTATIAAELGETAVGSDHYGALFTLGILLFIVTFVINLTADLVVRGIRKR, encoded by the coding sequence GTGGAACGGGCGGAAGATCGTCGCACGGCGGCCTGGTATGTCGACAAGGGAGTCCAGGTGCTGGTCTTCCTCGGCGGCATCTCGGCGGTTCTCTTCATTCTCGGCATCTTCGCCTTCATCGCCAAGGAGGGGCTGCCGTTCATTCTCTCGACCCTCGATGTCGGCGAGCTGCTGACCTCGCCGCGCTGGCGCCCGACCTCGGATCACAACCCGACCTACGGCGCCTTGGCACTGATCGCTGGCACCGCCAGCGTCACCGGTCTGGCGATGCTGGTGGCGGTGCCGTTCTCCCTCGGGGCGGCGATCTATATCGGTGAGTTCGCCACCGGCCGGCGGCGCGAGATTCTCAAGGTTCTGGTGGAGATGCTGGCGGCGATTCCGTCGGTGGTCTGGGGCTTCATCGGTCTGAGCATCATGAACCCCCTGATCATCGATCTGTTCAATGTGCCGGTGGGCCTCAACATCCTCAACTCCGGCGTGATCCTGGGCCTGATGGCGGCGCCGATCATGACCACCATCGCCGAGGACGCCCTCAAAGCGGTGCCGGAGAGCTATCGCGAGGCCGCCGAAGCGCTCGGCGCGACGCGCTGGCAGGTGATTTCCCGGGTGGTGCTGCCGGCGGCCAAGAACGGCCTGGTGGCGGCGGTGCTGCTCGGCGTGGGGCGAGGCTTCGGCGAGACCATGGCGGTGTTGATGGCGAGCGGCCATTCGGTGAATTTGCCGACCAGCGTCTTCGACTCGGTGCGCGCGCTGACCGCCACCATCGCCGCCGAGCTCGGCGAAACGGCCGTCGGATCGGATCACTACGGCGCTCTCTTTACCCTCGGCATCCTGCTCTTCATCGTCACCTTCGTCATCAACCTGACCGCCGACCTCGTGGTCCGCGGTATCCGCAAGAGGTAG